The following is a genomic window from Paenibacillus sp. FSL R5-0766.
TGGTACGACATTATTGCGATGCGTCAGGCAGGCAATGCTGCGGTGATGGAAGCCTTTAAAGATCCGTCGAAGTGGGATTCGCCCGACTTTGTAGCCGCCGCGACTAAAATGCAGCAGCTTGCACAAGCAGGAGCGTTCAACAGCAGTATGTTTAGCATGAGCTATGACGAGATGCTTGGGGCATTTAATGCAGGCAATGGCGCGATGATGTTCCAGGCCAACTGGGTGAATGCAGGAATTGAGGACCCGTCCTCCGCTGTCAAAGGCAAAGTGAAAGTGATTCCGTTCCCGGTATTTGAAGATGGCAAAGGCACAAATACCGAAATCTTCGGCGGAGCCGTCGATGGCTTCTACATCAACCAGAATACCAAACATTCCAAGGAAGCCGTGGAATTCCTCATGTATCTGAGCGAACAGCTTGGTACGCAAGGTTTCCTGGCTGGAGCCGGCCTGCCAAGCTGGAAAACAGATGCACTCGACACGTCCAGCCTGTCCTCCCTTGATCTGTCTGCGGCAGATATTATGAAAACAGCGACCTCATTCATCGCGTGGTGGGATAACATTCTGCCAGCGGAGTCTGCCGAAGCGCACAAAAACCTGATCGCCCAGCTGCTTGCCGGAGATGTAACACCGGAGGAGTTCTGCAAACAGATGGCACAGCTCAAACCAACAGAGCTGAGCCTGTAGATCGCGCAGGCTAATATGCGCGCAATCCTTACATGTGTATGCTCGTGAGCTTGCAATGCTACCGTTTCTAACCATGAAGATGAACCCAAACAAGGCGTGGTCCGGCATATCCCGGTCACGCCTTTGAGAGGAGAACAACAATGAACTCTGTATTTTCCAATAAAGGCACGATAGCCGTCTTTGTACTGCCCACCCTGATTCTGTTCTGCGGCATTGTGCTTATTCCAATCTTTGTCTCCAGTTATTACAGTCTGCTGGACTGGAACGGCGTAGGCAGGGGTACATTTATCGGCCTGGACAACTATGTAGAGATGTTTAAGGATACCCGGGTGCTGAATTCGATCAAAAACTCCCTGTTATTCGCAGGTGCTTCGGTGTTCATTCAACTGCCGATCTCGTTGGTGCTCGCACTGATTCTGGCGTCTAACGTCAAGGGTGAAGGTTTCTACCGGACCGTGTATTTCATCCCGGTGTTGATCTCGACGGTGGTTATTGCCCAGTTGTGGTCAAAAATTTACAATGCCGATTACGGCCTGCTGAATGTGCTGCTGCAAAGTATCGGCTTATCCAGCCTGGCACAGGACTGGCTGGGGCAGAAGGACACCGCCCTGGCAGCATCGTTTATTCCGACCTTGTGGCAGTACGTGGGGTATCACATGCTGCTGATGTATGCAGGTGCGAAGTCCGTGTCTCAGGATGTGCTCGAAGCTGCTCGAATGGATGGTGCTTCCCGTATTCGCACGGCGTGGTCCATCATGATCCCGCTGATGAAGCCGATTCTGAAGGTAAGTCTTGTTTTTTCGGTCATCGGTGCATTCAAGGTGTTTGACCTGATCTATGTGCTGACTGGCGGCGGGCCGTTCTACACCACTGAAGTGCCAAGCACGCTGATGTACGCTACCATTTTTGATACGTTCCGGTACGGATATGGCAGTGCGATCTCGGTCTTTATCATTGTGGAGTGTCTGGTGTGTACGATCCTCATTAATTCATTGTTCAAAACGGAGTAGAGGGAGGCATAAGGCATGAGTACCGTAGAAGTCATGTTGCAAAAAAAGCCCAAGCCGAGGTCCATCTCCGGACCGATCGGGAAAGTGTTCCTGCAAGCGTTTCTGATCCTCGTCGCGATTGTGCAGATCTACCCGCTCATCTGGCTAGCGCTGTTTTCCCTGAAGGATAACAGTGAGATTTTCAGCGGTGATGTGGCCGGGTTGCCCAAAGCGTTTTTGTGGAGCAACTACACCAAAGCAATGTCCGACGGCCATGTGCTGACCTATTTTATGAATAGTGTGCTGGTTACTGCGGCCTCCATTGTCTTGGTACTGATCCTGTCCTCCATGACGGGTTACGCAATCACGAGAATGAACTGGAAGCTCAGCGGGTTGACGATGACGATTATTTTGCTGGGCATGATGGTGCCGATTCATGCGGCGCTGCTGCCATTGTTTATTATTTTGAAGAATCTGAGCTTGCTCAACAGTTACTGGTCTCTGATCATTCCCTATGTGGCATTTGGCCTTCCGATGGCGGTATTCATTCTGGGCAGTTTTTTCAAAGGTATCCCAAGAGAGATGGAGGAGTCGGCGGTTATCGACGGCTGCGGCATATACCGGACGTTTTTCTCCATTATCCTGCCTCTGGTAACCCCGGCTATATCAACGGTAGCCATCTTCACATTTCTGTCCTGCTGGAATGAGCTGATGTTTGCAGTTACGTTTATCAATAACACGGCTTACCAGACATTGACGGTGGGTATGATGTCGATGGTGGGAACGTACATTACGCAATGGGGTATCATTGGTGCGGGACTGATGATTACGACGGTGCCAACGGTGATCATCTATCTGCTGCTGAACAAACAGGTGCAGAAGAGTATGATCGCAGGTGCAATTAAAGGTTAGCTGGAGGCTGGACTGGAGGGCGTGGCGGTAGAAGGGCTTGCTGCTCGCTCGCTGTGCTCTCTTTCTGGTGGATATCGGGTTGATCGGGATTTCGCAAGGTGTGATCTCTGGACTAGACCGGAGCCTGTGGTCATGGAATAATAAGGGAGTATGTAGCAGACAGTTGCAGAGAGGGGTCATTATTTATGGTCAATATCGCGATGGTAGAGCAGGAGTCAGTTCGGGAAAAGGTTGTGGCGTTCACGTTTGATGATGGGCCGCATCCGGTCTATACACCTCAAGTGCTTGAGATATTCCGGCGTGCCGGTGGGCAGGCGACGTTTTTCATGATTGGCCAAGAGATAGAGAACCACCCGGAGATTGCGGTGGAGGTGCATCGTGAAGGGCATGAGATTGCCAACCATACGTACACGCATCCAGATCTGACCAAGTTGACGCTGGAGGAAGCCGGGGAGGAGCTGCAACGCGCAGAAAATTTGGTTCAAGAAGTTACGGGGCAACCTGCCCGCTGCTTCCGCCCGCCGTATTTTGGCGTAAACGACGATATATTGTCTCTTGCGGCGGAGCGTGGATATCGTACGATTGGTGCGGTCAACGGTGATGCGAGGGATTGGGACAATCCCGGTGTTGAGCACATTCTTGAGCATACCCGATCTGTGGTGAAACCTGGCAGCGTGCTTATATTCCACGATGGGTACGGGGATCGTTCCCAGACGGTGGAGGCGGTTCGTGTGCTAGTGGAGGAACTGGTCGCGGAAGGGTACCGTCTGGTGACGGTGAGTGAGTTGTTAGACATTTCTCGTGAGCATGATATAAAGACGACATAATCAAGTGGGCCCATCATTCTTTGAATGACAGGGTCCTTTTTTAATATATATAATACATAGGAAGAACGGAGCGGGAGCACAAACTTTGCTTGCCCTCTCAAACTACTTTATAATAATAGGCTAAACTAGATTATGTCAGGAGGAAACAATGGACTTTATCAGAAATCAACTAGAAGAACTCGGCATGAGTGGACCTTCCATTGGATACCTTTCGAATGTGATTATGGTTATTTTTATCGCGTTAATCTCGGTAATGGCGAATGTTATTGCCAAGCGAGTGGTACTGAAGACGGTGCATCGTATCGTGAGTAACAATCGTTTCAAGTGGGGCCACATCGTGGTGCAGAAAAATTTATTTCAGAAGCTGTCACATCTCGTACCGGCCATTATTATCTATTATTCTGCTTATATTTTCCCGCCCTATCAGGCTTTGATTGAAAAAGCAGCAATGACCTACATGATTGTCATCATGATTACGGTTCTGAATGCTCTGCTGAATGTCTTCGATGATATCTATCGTACCTATGAGGTGTCGAAGATTCGCCCAATCAAGAGTTACATTCAGGTAGCCAAGATTGTCCTGTTCATAATCGGGGGCATTATCGTCATCTCCAGCCTGATCGGACAGAACCCGCTCATTATCCTCAGTGGACTTGGGGCATTATCGGCAGTATTAATGCTCGTATTCAAAGACTCGATCCTGGGCCTTGTGGCCGGTGTACAGCTATCGTCGAACGATATGGTGCGCGTTGGTGACTGGATCGAGATGCCAAAGTATAATGCGGACGGTGACGTCATCGACATTACATTGAACACGGTAAAGGTTATGAATTTTGATAAAACGATTACGATGATTCCAAGCTACGCCCTCATTTCGGATTCGTTCCGTAACTGGAGAGGCATGCAGGTGTCCGGCGGCAGAAGGATTAAGCGGAGTATCTATATTGATATCAGCAGTATCCGTTTTTGTACGGAAGAGATGGTGGCTGAATTTGAGAAAATCCACTACCTGACTGATTATGTCACGGCAAAATTAGATGAAATCAATGCATACAACATGGAACATCACATTAATACGGAAAGCACTGTAAATGGCAGACAGCTTACGAATGTCGGTGTATTCAGAGAATACATCCATCAATATCTGAGGAATCATCCGAAAATTCATAAGGATATGACGTTGATCGTGAGACAGCTAGCACCAGGAGATAACGGACTGCCACTTGAGATCTATGCTTTCAGCAATGATATCAACTGGGGTGTATATGAGAACGTTCAGGCGGATATATTTGACCATATCTTCGCGGTGGCGTCAACATTTGGACTACGGGCCTTCCAGAATCCAACCGGACATGACATTGTGCAACTGAAAGAGGATAAACAATATTCGAGCGGATATTGAGATCCGAAGCACCGTAAAGGTGCTTTTTTTTATTTAAAAAGTGACATATTTACTATTTACAAAAATGGAAATAATTAATAGTATGTTTATATGGGTTTGATTTCCATATTCTATTTTTTTATCTTCTCAATCATATGGATATACAATGTACCGCTTTGATTATTGGAAAATTTGATGGAGGTGAGCTTCGTGGCACGTGTGTTAGTTGTGATGATGCCTGCAGAAGGGCATATCAATCCGTCGCTCGGGTTAATCAAGGAGTTGATAGAGAGCGGAGATGAGGTCGTCTATTGTTGTACTGAAAAATACCGGACGAAGATTGAAGCGTTAGGTGCTCAATTTAAAGCTTACTCCTTCAACGAGGCAACCCTGCTCAACAACCCCAATATGAAGCCATTTGAAATCAAGCATCCGTACCAATTCTTATATATGATTTTGAAAAAAATAATTCGACGGTTTATTCCGGATGTTCTGAATCTGATCGAAAATGAAACCTATGACTATTTAATTTTTGATTCTTTAATCGGCTGGGGCGGACAAATTCTAGGTGAGAAGCTAGGTATACCAACGGTATGCTCAACCAGCACCTTTGTTTTTGTGGAGCCTCTTGGATCAGACAATCAACTGAAGGATGATACGGAGGAGGTCAAGGAGCTATATAACAGCATCGTGGAAATGTCCCAGCAAATAGCTTCCCAGTTCGATGTGGCTGTACCTTCCCTGGCGGAAATTTCAGGGCATTCAGGACAACTGAAGATTGTGTATACAAGCCGTTATTTTCAACCCATGGGGGACAAGCTGGACGACAGCTTTGTGTTCACTGGCCCGTCCATTATTCCTCGTAAGGATGCGCCAGCTTTTGCAAATGAATCTCTGCATGCTCTTTATAAGCAGGTCGTTTATATTTCGATGGGAACCATTTTAAATAAAGATCTCGAGTTTTATAAGCTTTGCTTTACGGCCTTTCGTGATTTGCCTGTGCAGTTTATATTATCTTCTGGGAAGGATACCGATATAGAGCCCATTGCTGATCTCATTCCTGACAATTTCATCATAAGACCCTATGTCCCTCAACTGGAAGTGTTGCAGTGTGTAGATGCTTTTCTGACACATGCAGGCATGAACAGTACCAGCGAAGCTTTGTATTACACTGTACCATTAATCATGCTCCCGTTAACATCGGATCAGCCGCGTGTAGCAGGTCGGGTAGAGGAGTTGGGAGCAGGTGTCATCGTGGACAAAAATAACCTTACACCCGATGTGCTTAGAAACGCAGTATTAGAAGTGCTCGGCAATGCCTCCTACAAGGAACAGGCTGAGGTTATTGGGAAAACGTTACGCGATGCTGGCGGGTATAAGCAGGCTGCTATGGCTATTAAGAACTTTATAGGCAATCAACCGTTATCGGCCACGCCCATCTCTTCGTTTGAATGAAAAGGAGACTGCCTTTCATGAGAGCAAGACGAGAAAGCCGTCATCCGACTAAAACGGAGTGTTAACTTCCAATTGATTCAAGCGCGTATGGAGGGGTAGATAAACGGAGAGGGGCATTATTTTTTCCATATTGTTCGTATACCTTTTGCAAAGGAGAGTCTTCAGATGAATCATCGAATTCCGGAATATACATTGAACGATGGCTTGAAAGTGCCTGCAATTGGATTTGGTACCTATAGTTTAAAAGGTGAAGAAGGCGTTAAATCGATCGCGTCCGCAATGGATGCGGGTTATCGATTAATTGATACGGCGTATAACTATGAGAATGAGGCAACGGTGGGCAGAGCAATTAAACAAAGCTCCATCGCCAGAGAAGATCTGCTCATTTCCTCGAAGCTTCCGGGGCGTTATCACGCTCATGATAAAGCACTTGTGGCGATCCAGGAATCCCTGTACAGAGCGGATCTGGATTATTACGACCTGTATCTGATTCACTGGCCCAATCCGAAAAAGGACATGTATGTTGAGGCATGGCAAGCACTGATCGAAGCCAAAAAACGTGGATATATCCGATCCATTGGAGTCAGCAACTTCCTGCCTGAGCACAATGAACGGCTGATTAAGGAAACGGGGATAGCGCCGAGTCTGAATCAGATTGAGCTGCATCCGTTCTTTGACCAAGCCGATCAGCGGGAACAGGATACAAAGCATGGCATCGTGAACGAATCCTGGAGTCCGATTGGACGTGGCAATGATGCCGTACAGGATATTCTGAAGGATGGGAACATTCTTCGGATTGCGGAAACGCATGGCAAAACGCCAACCCAGATCATTCTGCGCTGGCATGTTCAGCTGGGTTCCATTCCCATTCCGAAAGCTGGCTCCTTGCAGCATCAGCAGGAAAATATCGATATATTCGATTTTGAGTTGAGCACAGAAGAGATGCAGGTCATCTCTGCATTTAATCGTCCGGATGGACGTTTGTGGGATCAGGACCCAAGCGAGTACGAAGAATTTTAAGGATGACGTAGCCGATGGCTAAGTTGGTCGCTCTATAATCTACTATTGGTGATCAGAAACCCCTGTGAATAAACATGGTAAAGCCTGCCGGCTCTATCGATGATATTCCGGGGGTGTTTTTGTGTGCAGAGGAATAGAGGACGTGGTAAAAAAGAAAAAGAGTGCCATTGTCAGTAATGACAAGAAGCACTCGTAATATGAACGGTTACGGCAACATATTTACTTGTAAATGTGCCCGCTACGCTTTTGGGATACGGAAGGTCAGAATCTCATACGGTTTGATATCAAACGAAATTCGACCATTTTCCACGGCGCATTCCGCTTCGTTGTTCTCGAGCAAATCACATGCGTACGCCGTAGCACCTGCTCCTTCAGGCAATTGCAGGGAAGCACGGCTGCGGCGGCCATGTGCTTCGTAGACTCGGATGATCATATCATCGTTGTTCTCGGCTTTTTTGATAACCTCCAGCACGACATTATCCTGATCAACCGATGCAAGTGACCATGTTCCCGGCAACGTACCGGTTTGTGGCCTTACTTCACGGGCAACCAGCGGACGGTTGAGATCATAAGCGGCTTGGATGACACGTCCTTCACGGAAGTCGCCCTGATGTGGATAGAGCGCGTAGGTGAATACGTGCTGCTCTTTGTCGGCATTTTCATTCGGGTACGTTGCGCTCTTGATCAGTGACAGTCGCATCACCGAGTTATGAATGTCATATCCGTATTTGCAGTCGTTCAGCAGAGCAGCACCGTACCCGTTCTCCGCCAGATCGGCCCACTTCTGCCCGCATACTTCAAACCGGGCTTGATCCCAGCTCGTATTACGGTGGGTAGCACGCTCAACGTTGCCGTACTGGATTTCGTAGACGGCCTTTTCACTCCAGATATCCAGCGGGAAAGCGGCTTTCAGCAGCAAATGCTCCTGCTTCCAATCCACAAACGTACGGAAATCAATCCGGCGCGTGTGCGCATAGAAGATGATCGTTTGCTCAATGACCGAGTCCAGGAACTGTCGCTTCACTTGAAGCACGGAACGTACCGGCCCACTTTCAACCCACTCCAGCGACTGCAGGTCATTAATCTCCCACATATGCTGTTCATAATAATCGTCAATGTTCCATGCCTCGTATTCCGCAGGTCGATCCTCGAACACTTGCAGCACGTTACCACGCTTGCCAGACTGAAGCAGCTCACGGCCCTCCAGCTTGTCCCATACGGATGTGAACTCGGCACTTTCATTCAGGTGAATATCGTACCAAGGTGTATGGATGTGGCGCCGATCTGCTTCCCACTGTGTAACCGATACGCCCGCAACAAGCTCGTCTGTCAGATCTGGTGTGATTCGGAAGGATTTATACCCGGATGCAGGCACGTTCTCTGCAAGGAACACAAGTCCGCCTTCGGGAGTCCGCTGGCTTGGTACAGGGTGATCTCCATCGTAGACGGTTACCTTTCTCGCAAAAGCAGGCAGCTCAACCACATCCGTCCGTACAAATCCGGTGGTGTTAAATACCGCAATGGCTTCCCCATCAGATGTAATTCGGCTTGCGATGCCGTTAAGTGCACTGTCTTTTAGCTCATCCGTGACACGTAGAACTTCTTCATATTGCTCCTGGGAATCCACATATA
Proteins encoded in this region:
- a CDS encoding extracellular solute-binding protein yields the protein MKALLKKSASLILTLGIVISLAACSTGSSGGTQGESDGKIKLTLWDQSVGNTDPSAKLLPEIVEKWNSEHPDIQVERTGTTGEQYKTKVKTSIAAGEAPDLFYGMGGGSFMQPYIKSGNVLEISSYLTDDIKERMGPGMAEAINMDGKIYTLPVYTHIANLYVNTELFEQAGAKIPTTYNELLDAVSKLKAAGITPAVIGEKDRWPGMYWYDIIAMRQAGNAAVMEAFKDPSKWDSPDFVAAATKMQQLAQAGAFNSSMFSMSYDEMLGAFNAGNGAMMFQANWVNAGIEDPSSAVKGKVKVIPFPVFEDGKGTNTEIFGGAVDGFYINQNTKHSKEAVEFLMYLSEQLGTQGFLAGAGLPSWKTDALDTSSLSSLDLSAADIMKTATSFIAWWDNILPAESAEAHKNLIAQLLAGDVTPEEFCKQMAQLKPTELSL
- a CDS encoding sugar ABC transporter permease gives rise to the protein MNSVFSNKGTIAVFVLPTLILFCGIVLIPIFVSSYYSLLDWNGVGRGTFIGLDNYVEMFKDTRVLNSIKNSLLFAGASVFIQLPISLVLALILASNVKGEGFYRTVYFIPVLISTVVIAQLWSKIYNADYGLLNVLLQSIGLSSLAQDWLGQKDTALAASFIPTLWQYVGYHMLLMYAGAKSVSQDVLEAARMDGASRIRTAWSIMIPLMKPILKVSLVFSVIGAFKVFDLIYVLTGGGPFYTTEVPSTLMYATIFDTFRYGYGSAISVFIIVECLVCTILINSLFKTE
- a CDS encoding carbohydrate ABC transporter permease, which encodes MSTVEVMLQKKPKPRSISGPIGKVFLQAFLILVAIVQIYPLIWLALFSLKDNSEIFSGDVAGLPKAFLWSNYTKAMSDGHVLTYFMNSVLVTAASIVLVLILSSMTGYAITRMNWKLSGLTMTIILLGMMVPIHAALLPLFIILKNLSLLNSYWSLIIPYVAFGLPMAVFILGSFFKGIPREMEESAVIDGCGIYRTFFSIILPLVTPAISTVAIFTFLSCWNELMFAVTFINNTAYQTLTVGMMSMVGTYITQWGIIGAGLMITTVPTVIIYLLLNKQVQKSMIAGAIKG
- a CDS encoding polysaccharide deacetylase family protein; translation: MVNIAMVEQESVREKVVAFTFDDGPHPVYTPQVLEIFRRAGGQATFFMIGQEIENHPEIAVEVHREGHEIANHTYTHPDLTKLTLEEAGEELQRAENLVQEVTGQPARCFRPPYFGVNDDILSLAAERGYRTIGAVNGDARDWDNPGVEHILEHTRSVVKPGSVLIFHDGYGDRSQTVEAVRVLVEELVAEGYRLVTVSELLDISREHDIKTT
- a CDS encoding mechanosensitive ion channel domain-containing protein, whose amino-acid sequence is MDFIRNQLEELGMSGPSIGYLSNVIMVIFIALISVMANVIAKRVVLKTVHRIVSNNRFKWGHIVVQKNLFQKLSHLVPAIIIYYSAYIFPPYQALIEKAAMTYMIVIMITVLNALLNVFDDIYRTYEVSKIRPIKSYIQVAKIVLFIIGGIIVISSLIGQNPLIILSGLGALSAVLMLVFKDSILGLVAGVQLSSNDMVRVGDWIEMPKYNADGDVIDITLNTVKVMNFDKTITMIPSYALISDSFRNWRGMQVSGGRRIKRSIYIDISSIRFCTEEMVAEFEKIHYLTDYVTAKLDEINAYNMEHHINTESTVNGRQLTNVGVFREYIHQYLRNHPKIHKDMTLIVRQLAPGDNGLPLEIYAFSNDINWGVYENVQADIFDHIFAVASTFGLRAFQNPTGHDIVQLKEDKQYSSGY
- a CDS encoding macrolide family glycosyltransferase, with translation MARVLVVMMPAEGHINPSLGLIKELIESGDEVVYCCTEKYRTKIEALGAQFKAYSFNEATLLNNPNMKPFEIKHPYQFLYMILKKIIRRFIPDVLNLIENETYDYLIFDSLIGWGGQILGEKLGIPTVCSTSTFVFVEPLGSDNQLKDDTEEVKELYNSIVEMSQQIASQFDVAVPSLAEISGHSGQLKIVYTSRYFQPMGDKLDDSFVFTGPSIIPRKDAPAFANESLHALYKQVVYISMGTILNKDLEFYKLCFTAFRDLPVQFILSSGKDTDIEPIADLIPDNFIIRPYVPQLEVLQCVDAFLTHAGMNSTSEALYYTVPLIMLPLTSDQPRVAGRVEELGAGVIVDKNNLTPDVLRNAVLEVLGNASYKEQAEVIGKTLRDAGGYKQAAMAIKNFIGNQPLSATPISSFE
- a CDS encoding aldo/keto reductase, whose amino-acid sequence is MNHRIPEYTLNDGLKVPAIGFGTYSLKGEEGVKSIASAMDAGYRLIDTAYNYENEATVGRAIKQSSIAREDLLISSKLPGRYHAHDKALVAIQESLYRADLDYYDLYLIHWPNPKKDMYVEAWQALIEAKKRGYIRSIGVSNFLPEHNERLIKETGIAPSLNQIELHPFFDQADQREQDTKHGIVNESWSPIGRGNDAVQDILKDGNILRIAETHGKTPTQIILRWHVQLGSIPIPKAGSLQHQQENIDIFDFELSTEEMQVISAFNRPDGRLWDQDPSEYEEF